The following are encoded together in the Danaus plexippus chromosome 15, MEX_DaPlex, whole genome shotgun sequence genome:
- the LOC116766449 gene encoding transcription factor SPT20 homolog translates to MDGLIHAALEAEVILNRAKHVNTKLTNFDSSVSDHKMTWTQEKMHLAETVDESRMKFQKNSVSGSAKTAEKFDLFKKLHELYNELSRDETSQANYQGLKTTSYLLEKLLATYNLNTLIINLYPGNKGYSLSLKINGTAQNINPPDANASSSQEETLIETPRWPYEEEELLSYIDNEELPVVLLDLLESEHSCLFYSGCIIAQIRDYRQAYPNFVCDTHHVLLRPTNQSIITDAMCIGRSGWAGEERGALEAVEAALVHAAAPPLCLEPRPAVGLLAARLHAAPRLFNTPRIRRQARRFSQVSVNRKRKLDQFTHYHGLELLELIHRQRAKNSRQTVPHTRLTSKFPKKPPEVFKPIEPPKMDPLPLALPSEPNAPLRLARAYERPRPTPDCQPQLVEEYILETEKSSPHAGAGFFHIKLSILQRPSDQEFLGELYVDRDHVEGERNGAACRFSLGSRLQANKYIQQFTEIFTEEGRKSVRIKHIVPGQLPRVSFTGGMRDMQRTAQANNSTVQTHATTVPVVTSAIAATPNAHSNARQLPILQAQLQQVGNVNVTAVGTVVGSVGTVGNVGTVGSVGNVGTVGTVGNVVNVGPATGVTEALKQQPSPTTPRLSPQASTNQLLAQQLTNPPQPLNPQKMQSAIIHIQHPLMSSSGTSQVQSIQYTNTTTNQQKTTITKARSTNPAINALVTSLMNSAQQFQQAASQNAAKAVVSTSSSNATILNLLNSAPAAMTHVTTSDSDTHKLLTRTVSIAGARLIASTSSHTLPTYTQQVMTGYTRENESTNVSSSESALLERLMGPEPSSTPPSQTPQTAQPQPQPQPQPVCHLQGLSLTSLQGLQSIQGLQNVQVQIPGLSAPISLSLNVSGAPSGLLVSVPPTTSVVLTNQPSVLSLPIAQLMSGGVKGGVRSGSVQVVRAPRPARLVRPTRPSLPNITNITNITNMTNIPSTPGTTQFITQSQGQSQVLNAHQVRRKSNPDSS, encoded by the exons ATGGATGGTTTAATTCACGCGGCATTGGAAGCAGAG GTAATACTTAACCGGGCTAAACATGTGAATACAAAGCTAACAAATTTTGACAGTAGTGTCTCAGATCATAAAATGACTTGGACCCAAGAAAAGATGCACCTAGCGGAAACTGTTGATGAATCAAGGATGAAGTTTCAGAAAAATTCTGTCAGTGGTTCAGCAAAAACTGCagaaaaatttgatttatttaagaaattacatGAATTGTACAACGAGTTAAGTAGAGATGAAACTTCACAAGCAAACTAT CAAGGGCTAAAGACGACATcatatttattggaaaagtTGTTAGCAACCTACAAccttaatacattaataattaatttatatcctgGTAACAAGGGTTACTCTCTGTCCCTTAAGATAAATGGAACTGCTCAGAACATAAACCCACCGGATGCAAAT gcATCATCAAGTCAAGAAGAAACTTTAATAGAAACTCCTCGTTGGCCATATGAAGAAGAAgagttattaagttatatagaTAATGAAGAATTGCCCGTAGTCTTGTTAGATCTCCTTGAGTCCGAACACTCGTGTTTATTCTACTCTGGCTGCATCATAGCTCAGATAAGAGATTATAGGCAAGCATATCCAAACTTTGTCTGTGATACACACCATGTGCTCTTAAGGCCCACAAACCAG AGTATAATAACGGATGCGATGTGTATCGGTCGAAGCGGTTGGGCGGGTGAAGAGCGGGGGGCTTTGGAGGCTGTCGAGGCAGCGTTAGTGCACGCGGCCGCGCCCCCGCTGTGTCTAGAGCCTCGGCCGGCGGTCGGTCTGCTAGCGGCCAGGCTTCATGCTGCCCCAAGACTGTTTAATACACCGAGGATACGACGTCAGGCTCGGAGATTTTCACAG GTGTCGGTTAATAGAAAAAGGAAATTGGACCAGTTCACTCATTATCATGGTCTGGAGTTGTTGGAGTTAATACACCGTCAGAGAGCGAAAAACAGCCGCCAAACTGTTCCACACACACGGTTAACATCGAAATTCCCAAAGAAACCACCGGAG GTGTTCAAACCTATAGAACCTCCAAAAATGGATCCGTTGCCGCTCGCGTTACCGTCTGAACCGAACGCCCCGTTACGGTTGGCCCGCGCCTATGAGCGTCCACGCCCCACACCGGACTGCCAGCCTCAGTTGGTGGAAGAGTACATCCTGGAAACTGAGAAGAGCTCCCCGCACGCCGGAGCTGGTTTCTTCCACATCAAACTGTCTATACTACAGAGGCCATCCGACCAAGAGTTCCTTGGTGAATTGTATGTTGATAGAGATCACGTGGAAGGTGAAAGAAATGGAGCAGCCTGTAGATTCTCATTAG GTTCGCGACTTCAAGCCAACAAATACATACAACAGTTCACAGAAATTTTCACAGAGGAAGGTAGAAAATCTGTTCGGATAAAGCATATTGTGCCCGGACAGTTACCGAGAGTTTCATTCACAGGAGGCATGAGAGATATG caaagAACAGCACAAGCGAACAACTCCACAGTTCAGACTCATGCCACAACCGTGCCTGTTGT AACCTCCGCCATAGCTGCTACACCCAATGCCCATTCAAACGCAAGACAGCTGCCTATACTG CAGGCACAATTGCAACAAGTTGGCAATGTTAACGTGACAGCCGTGGGCACTGTTGTGGGCAGTGTGGGCACGGTGGGCAACGTGGGCACAGTGGGCAGTGTGGGCAACGTCGGCACCGTGGGCACCGTTGGCAACGTGGTAAATGTTGGCCCTGCGACCGGTGTAACAGAAGCATTGAAACAGCAACCATCTCCAACAACACCCAGGCTTTCGCCACAg GCGTCAACGAATCAATTGCTAGCACAACAGCTCACTAATCCGCCGCAACCTCTCAACCCTCAGAAGATGCAATCAGCCATCATACACATACAGCATCCGTTGATGTCGTCTTCGGGAACATCACAG GTTCAGAGTATACAGTATACAAATACAACGACCAATCAGCAGAAGACGACTATAACTAAAGCGAGGTCGACGAACCCAGCGATCAACGCACTCGTTACTAGTCTTATGAATTCAGCGCAACAGTTTCAGCAAG cGGCAAGTCAAAATGCGGCTAAAGCGGTGGTGAGCACTTCAAGCAGTAACGCTACCATCCTGAATCTATTGAACAGCGCACCGGCTGCCATGACTCACGTCACCACCAGCGATAGCGACACACACAAGCTTCTGACCCGAACTGTTTCTATAGCGGGGGCTAGACTCATAGCTTCGACGAGCAGTCATACATTACCTACATATACACAACAG GTAATGACTGGTTACACACGTGAGAACGAGTCAACGAACGTGTCTAGTAGTGAGAGTGCTTTGCTAGAGAGGTTGATGGGTCCCGAGCCGTCCTCAACACCGCCGTCTCAGACGCCACAGACGGCACAACCACAGCCACAACCACAACCACAACCTGTCTGTCATTTGCAG ggTCTAAGTTTAACATCGCTTCAGGGCCTACAGAGTATCCAGGGGTTGCAAAACGTTCAAGTACAGATACCTGGTCTGTCTGCGCCTATATCATTGTCACTGAACGTGTCAGGTGCACCCAGCGGGTTGTTGGTCTCAGTGCCGCCTACTACTTCTGTGGTACTCACAAATCAGCCTTCAGTGTTGTCATTGCCTATAG CTCAACTGATGTCCGGCGGTGTGAAGGGTGGCGTCCGCAGTGGATCGGTTCAGGTGGTCCGAGCGCCGCGACCGGCGAGACTAGTCCGACCAACCCGGCCGTCGCTgccaaatattacaaacatcaCCAATATCACTAACATGACGAACATACCATCCACTCCGG GCACAACTCAGTTTATAACCCAGTCGCAGGGACAGAGTCAGGTGTTGAACGCCCACCAGGTGCGAAGAAAATCAAACCCTGACAGTTCATAG